In Naumovozyma castellii chromosome 1, complete genome, one DNA window encodes the following:
- the TAF3 gene encoding Taf3p (ancestral locus Anc_8.77), whose protein sequence is MTADNEFHFSLLRVSIIQLLKAEGFDTATKTTVNTLTDLYIRYLNKLSSEITSVAQSRGAASIAIQDISQGFQNLRLFNPINLLDVFDENPANWEMDYGFEKWKDIVSSDPHLRNDRLVALPGPEIFQDDSLLKATTTSAVPGYINQYKDNSAMTNKDDQIIKLKDKATQEEEEEIEELINNGVLDNWIDAIIAKQRLELKSGLIQMAATKEERIGIPLPDVVGMNESVLGPSINIEEPNTDLIPTLDQEDNDDDNENIDSKLKHNVQQYIKLLPVSKPENRLENISLSFENEILSESEDDQQLSPPPPPSTQEKNEEDTHNTGSLAFNSTNEPTFAEVEDMDNTFQRRESIEY, encoded by the coding sequence ATGACAGCAGATAATGAATTCCATTTTAGTCTGCTCCGAGTTTCCATAATTCAACTTCTAAAAGCTGAAGGTTTTGACACGGCCACAAAAACAACAGTTAATACATTAACTGATCTCTATATTCGTTACTTAAACAAGTTGTCATCGGAGATAACGTCTGTGGCTCAATCACGAGGGGCTGCGAGTATTGCCATACAAGATATTTCACAAGGGTTCCAGAATTTAAGATTGTTTAACCCGATTAATTTGCTAGATgtatttgatgaaaatcCAGCCAATTGGGAAATGGATTatggatttgaaaaatggaaagatATCGTGAGTTCAGATCCCCATTTACGCAATGATAGGCTGGTTGCCTTACCTGGTcctgaaatatttcaagatgATTCCCTTTTGAAGGCTACTACTACATCTGCTGTACCAGGTTATATAAATCAATATAAGGATAATTCTGCCATGACAAATAAGGATGAccaaatcattaaattgaaGGATAAGGCAACTcaggaagaagaagaagaaattgaagagttaataaataatggtGTCCTAGATAATTGGATCGATGCTATTATAGCAAAACAGAGGTTAGAATTAAAATCAGGCTTAATCCAAATGGCCGCCactaaagaagaaagaatagGTATACCACTTCCGGATGTTGTCGGCATGAACGAATCCGTACTGGGACCTAGCATTAATATTGAAGAGCCAAATACTGATTTGATACCGACACTAGACCAAGAAGACAATGACGacgataatgaaaatattgattcCAAATTAAAACATAACGTACAGCAGTATATAAAGCTATTGCCCGTATCAAAACCAGAAAACCGACTGGAAAACATATCATTATCTTTCGAAAATGAGATCTTGAGCGAAAGTGAAGATGACCAACAACTCtcaccaccaccaccaccatcaACACAGGAGAAGAACGAAGAGGATACTCATAATACTGGAAGTCTGGCATTTAACTCCACCAATGAACCAACTTTTGCAGAAGTGGAAGATATGGACAATactttccaaagaagagaatCCATTGAGTATTGA
- the RET3 gene encoding coatomer subunit zeta (ancestral locus Anc_8.76) has translation MNTTREAKGIEKNMSKATGKPMNGSTFLGSLYTVEAVLILNNNLGKASPEKEMGTGQQQQQQQDSGRVYVKYYTPPHTESEEAFNTLKKQIAFEKNLMSKTKKQDNEIMLLDNHLVLYKKCADVTLFLVGPISGNEILLNEAFGAFKGSLELVLNSSGIDRKNILEHYDMVLLAIDETFDNGIVLETDAAAIASRVSKPITQEPVQLDLDKGLLGAWGFAKSKLQELQQGL, from the coding sequence ATGAATACTACTAGAGAAGCcaaaggaattgaaaagaatatgTCTAAAGCAACGGGGAAACCAATGAACGGAAGCACCTTCTTAGGGTCTCTTTATACAGTGGAGGCCGTGCTTATCCTAAACAATAATCTAGGTAAAGCTAGCCCAGAAAAGGAGATGGGAACAGgacagcaacaacagcaacaacaagacAGTGGTCGAGTCTATGTAAAATACTATACCCCACCACATACTGAGAGCGAAGAGGCTTTCAAcactttgaagaaacagatTGCATTTgagaagaatttgatgTCTAAGACTAAGAAGCAAGATAATGAGATTATGCTACTGGATAATCATTTAGTTCTTTATAAGAAGTGTGCCGATGTTACTTTATTTTTAGTGGGACCAATCTCTGGTAATGAGATTCTTTTGAATGAAGCATTTGGTGCGTTTAAGGGATCTTTGGAGCTAGTGTTGAATTCCTCAGGTATTGATAGAAAGAACATATTGGAACATTACGACATGGTGTTGTTAGCTATTGATGAAACCTTTGATAACGGTATTGTCTTAGAAACTGACGCTGCAGCAATTGCATCAAGAGTTTCCAAGCCTATTACCCAGGAGCCTGTTCAAttagatttggataaagGTTTATTGGGTGCTTGGGGGTTCGCCAAGTCCAAATTGCAAGAGTTACAACAAGGGTTGTGA
- the REC8 gene encoding Rec8p (ancestral locus Anc_8.104) has translation MSHFLPLINIEPPTTQNVSTIWLLATLGRSNNNQSTASVSTRAPVKRKDIINVSIPQTCQIIQKSEGQLSLRHVSNLMYGVTVCYNKKSEFILNDLETLLVQLQRREKYILLNSKNIINSSSTERRVGARTTGVNHLRNNDANVFFLDDPAFDIMDIGTFTLHESSLDTNQGSIRKFDYLNELKNTNKFDDYVGTKNHEADDNFDDIEMNSNLDLELGLDLDLNFNLQGEDEVDGAVHGTSTTPTTSHNDFDQSFNYNEQQIDLNFEPSENNLEQQPLTQKLPELDIENEREASLDAESIIDEPPLKKIKRNSFPNIISTQILKVDERTGIATEMLRYNNEHYLEQMENKKQQMSGSTTRATKDIENMLFPYQQISKNIPFLHGCYTNLLFSSYTSDDWTSSLGSRAIERGRRRLPSFTMSSSSRSTSVPSNEQGRRSGGPAQHKALSELFDNGNDLLLHLEQIEEDIEDHLNNDPEAFMDINLNLPPSSFGRNTSRSNTNTTPTGREHDVVDILKTKTGDRRPFGTSSHSGTVNAAVSSSCQANESSKSQFQIDHQTRRFYDYIKERAEFIGVSSYSNPSFTKKILFEDIVPSAMTDTSETTQKVDKCIAAGAFFSLLNLATRDMVQLQEFETQNPSRNQSQFHLFKPDEIIIRV, from the coding sequence ATGTCACATTTTTTACCCCTAATAAACATTGAACCACCAACGACGCAAAATGTCAGCACCATATGGCTTTTGGCCACTCTGGGAAGGTCCAATAACAATCAATCTACAGCATCAGTCTCCACTAGGGCTCCCGTAAAAAGGAAGGATATTATTAACGTATCAATACCACAAACTTgccaaataattcaaaagaGTGAGGGGCAGCTTTCGTTGAGACATGTTTCTAATTTGATGTACGGTGTCACGGTTTGTTACAATAAGAAAAGCGAATTCATTCtcaatgatttggaaactttGTTAGTTCAATTACAGAGGAGGGAAAAGTATATCTTActcaattccaaaaatattataaattcAAGCTCCACTGAGAGAAGAGTCGGTGCCCGCACGACTGGTGTAAATCATCTAAGGAACAACGATGCTaatgttttcttcttggacGACCCAGCGTTTGATATTATGGATATTGGTACATTCACTTTACATGAATCTTCACTTGATACTAATCAAGGCTCCATTAGAAAATTTGACTATTTGAATGAACTTAAAAATACGAACaaatttgatgattatGTTGGTACCAAGAACCATGAGGCCGACGACAACTTCGATGATATTGAGATGAATTCAAACCTGGATTTAGAGTTAGGTTTGGACCTTGACTTGAACTTTAATCTACAAGGGGAAGATGAGGTTGATGGTGCTGTTCATGGAACTTCAACAACCCCTACCACAAGTCATAATGATTTCGATCAAAGCTTTAACTATAACGAGCAACAAATTGATTTGAACTTTGAACCTTCTGAAAATAATCTAGAACAGCAACCTTTGACTCAAAAATTACCAGAATTGGATATAGAAAATGAAAGGGAGGCCTCCCTGGATGCAGAGTCAATTATCGATGAACCaccattaaagaaaattaaaagaaacTCTTTCCCAAATATCATCTCAACACAAATATTGAAGGTTGATGAAAGAACTGGTATTGCAACTGAAATGTTACGCTACAATAATGAACATTATCTAGAACagatggaaaataaaaaacaaCAGATGAGTGGTTCAACAACAAGAGCAACTAAAGATATAGAAAATATGTTATTCCCTTACCAACagatttccaaaaatattcCCTTCTTACATGGTTGTTAtacaaatttattattttcctcCTATACATCTGACGACTGGACCAGTTCTTTAGGTTCAAGGGCAATTGAACGAGGCAGAAGAAGGTTACCTTCCTTTACAATGTCCTCGTCTTCAAGATCTACAAGTGTTCCCAGCAATGAACAAGGAAGACGAAGTGGTGGTCCGGCTCAGCATAAGGCATTAAGCGAGTTATTTGATAATGGCAATGACTTGCTGCTACATTTGGAACagattgaagaagatattgaagatcATCTTAACAATGATCCTGAAGCTTTCATGGatataaatttgaatctaCCACCCTCTAGCTTTGGTAGGAATACAAGTAGATCAAATACCAACACCACTCCAACAGGACGTGAACATGATGTGgttgatattttaaaaacaaaaacgGGGGATAGAAGACCCTTTGGCACTTCCTCACACAGTGGAACAGTCAATGCAGCTGTTTCTTCTAGCTGTCAAGCAAATGAATCATCAAAATcccaatttcaaatagaTCATCAAACAAGAAGATTCTACGACTATATAAAGGAAAGGGCAGAATTTATTGGTGTCTCGTCCTACTCAAACCCATCTTTCACCAAGAAGATCCTGTTTGAAGACATTGTCCCCAGTGCCATGACAGACACTAGTGAAACGACACAAAAAGTGGACAAATGCATTGCAGCGGGTGCCTTTTTTTCCTTACTAAATCTTGCTACGAGGGATATGGTCCAACTTCAAGAGTTTGAAACGCAAAACCCCTCGAGAAACCAGTCCCAGTTCCATCTTTTCAAACCAGATGAAATCATAATAAGAGTCTGA
- the ICL2 gene encoding methylisocitrate lyase ICL2 (ancestral locus Anc_8.103) produces MLIIKRFQHNSSSSGYPMRRFFENETSELKAWWDSPRFANVKRPYQPIDVIKHRGSMPLSATHYPSSYQAGKLFKLLQENFQNKTPLHTLGVIDPVQMTQLSRCEQLKVVYLSGWACSSTLVTPSNEVSPDFGDYPYTTVPNQVERIFKAQQLHDRKAFLESFESKTDKMVDYLKPIIADGDMGGSPNMCMKLAKLFAEKGAAAIHLEDQLLGGKRCGHLGGAVIVPTGDQLSRLVATRFQWDIMGTENLIIARTDSCNAKLLSSSSDPRDHEFIKGVIDPNLTAWSEELIDMETTNTERSIIQERELKWYNNNQLMTFDEAVEMKFNNEEYKQYLTTKKHMMDKELKRPYLSLSELKMIAKRVSPSKEIYFNWDIPRTKEGYFMFKGCMEAATRRSLVFAPYSDMTWLETKTPDLVQAKDFARNIHDVYPWVKLVYNLSPSFNWTQNGFSETELKSFIWDLAKEGFILQLVSLAGLHVNALSFWELAQGFQSGGMDAYVKQIQQREKETDCDVLTHQKWSGAEYIDSVLQVIQNGSSSHTSTTSGESYTESQF; encoded by the coding sequence ATGCTAATCATTAAACGTTTCCAACACAATTCCTCCTCTTCGGGATACCCCATGAGACgcttttttgaaaatgagaCTAGTGAATTAAAGGCATGGTGGGATTCTCCTAGATTTGCTAATGTCAAAAGACCATACCAACCAATAGATGTGATTAAGCATCGTGGATCCATGCCTTTATCAGCAACGCACTACCCGTCGTCGTATCAAGCAGGGAAACTATTCAAACTacttcaagaaaatttccaaaataaGACACCATTGCATACATTAGGGGTGATAGACCCAGTTCAAATGACACAATTATCGCGTTGTGAGCAATTGAAAGTTGTCTATTTATCTGGATGGGCCTGCTCTTCAACTTTAGTGACTCCCTCTAATGAAGTCTCCCCTGACTTTGGCGATTATCCGTACACTACTGTCCCTAACCAAGTAGAGAGAATATTCAAAGCTCAACAATTACATGATAGAAAAGCTTTTCTAGAATCTTTCGAAAGCAAAACTGATAAAATGGTTGACTATTTGAAACCAATCATTGCCGATGGTGATATGGGTGGAAGCCCCAATATGTGTATGAAATTGGCTAAGTTATTTGCTGAAAAGGGAGCTGCTGCTATACATTTAGAAGATCAATTACTGGGCGGCAAAAGATGTGGACATTTAGGTGGTGCAGTCATTGTCCCCACTGGCGACCAACTGAGTAGATTGGTTGCAACTAGATTTCAATGGGATATTATGGGAactgaaaatttaattattgCTAGAACAGATTCTTGTAATGCTAAATTATTAAGCAGTTCCAGTGATCCAAGGGATCATGAGTTCATTAAGGGTGTGATTGACCCCAACTTAACAGCATGGAGCGAAGAACTTATTGATATGGAAACTACAAATACTGAGAGATCCATTATACAGGAACGTGAATTGAAATggtataataataatcaattaatgACGTTTGATGAAGCTGTCGAGATGAagtttaataatgaagagTATAAACAATATCTGACGACGAAGAAGCACATGATggataaagaattaaaaagaCCTTATTTAAGCTTGAGtgaattgaagatgattgCCAAAAGGGTTTCACCTTCGAAGGAAATTTACTTTAATTGGGATATtccaagaacaaaagaaggTTATTTCATGTTCAAAGGTTGTATGGAAGCAGCTACTAGAAGATCCCTGGTATTTGCACCATATTCTGATATGACTTGGTTGGAGACGAAAACACCTGATCTGGTCCAAGCTAAGGATTTTGCTAGAAATATCCATGATGTTTACCCTTGGGTGAAGTTAGTCTACAATTTATCTCCAAGTTTTAATTGGACTCAAAATGGGTTCTCTGAAACAGAACTAAAGTCATTCATATGGGATCTTGCCAAGGAAGGATTTATTCTACAATTAGTGTCACTTGCCGGTCTACACGTCAATGCACTGTCTTTCTGGGAACTTGCACAGGGATTCCAGTCTGGTGGGATGGATGCTTATGTCaaacaaattcaacaaagagaaaaggaAACTGATTGTGATGTACTTACTCACCAAAAATGGTCTGGAGCTGAATATATTGACTCTGTACTTCAAGTAATCCAAAATGGTTCTTCCTCTCACACCTCTACTACGTCTGGGGAAAGCTATACAGAAAGTCAGTTTTGA
- the NCAS0A03650 gene encoding alpha-mannosyltransferase, with translation MSAKDNRHLRGAGNKSSTNTHTMAVLRRRFSKVFKLTLLFCLIAVGLIFFHLGQYSDAVPTQYKDYLKSYITSNSTSSVSAEHDIEQENSSSYNDNNIKSFFDTVFQHILDYSPTGKSERIYNKEKCLLNSVVGYSPDNYKDWYKLSYENLGNCLEISDDEYTNLQSNHASFIEEMDKLTLPNDIYQGDGIVLVAGGKFSLLSYLVVKTIRKFGTTLPVEVFIPPDEVEEEAEFCKTMLNEFDAKCVYISDILPESMISHFDFKGYQFKSLAIIASSFENLLLLDADNFPVKNLDNIFQQEPYTTTGLILWPDFWRRTTQPMFYEIAGISVNLQKRVRNAIDNLTPVQVYDKSDQEMDVPYHDFEGAMPDVSTESGELMVNKVEHLKTVLLALYYNVNGPNWYYPIFSQGLAGEGDKETFIAGATFYNLPFYQVKTKVGVDGYHKEDGFRGVAMLQHDFVQDYDRYKLAQLKIDKKYLPSNEVLYDKDYTVQKFYDEYFNIEGNETDVLFVHSHLPKFDPVSLWKDNDLIKDGKHLRSYTNLNKFGYYDIEYENFKTMKELLCESDTHFYYIDEAFKDKPEEKADFCKYIVDRYEFLNETHDAVTSV, from the coding sequence ATGTCTGCAAAAGATAACAGGCATCTTCGTGGTGCTGGaaataaatcttccacAAATACGCATACAATGGCTGTTTTGAGGAGAAGATTCAGTAAAGTGTTTAAGCTAACCTTATTGTTCTGCCTCATAGCGGTTGGCCTCATTTTCTTCCACTTGGGCCAATATTCTGATGCGGTGCCAACACAATACAAAGACTATTTGAAGAGCTATATAACTTCTAACAGTACATCTTCTGTTTCAGCAGAACATGATATAGAACAAGAGAATTCCAGTAGTTACAATGACAACAATATAAAGTCTTTCTTTGACACTGTTTTCCAACATATACTTGATTATTCACCAACAGGTAAGTCAGAGAGAATATATAACAAGGAAAAATGCCTGTTGAACAGCGTTGTAGGATATAGTCCTGATAACTACAAGGATTGGTACAAATTGTCATATGAGAATTTGGGAAATTGTCTAGAAAtttctgatgatgaatataCCAACTTACAATCCAACCATGCTTCATTTATCGAAGAAATGGATAAGCTGACTTTGCCCAATGATATTTATCAAGGAGATGGGATCGTTCTAGTGGCAGGAGGTAAGTTTTCTCTTCTATCATATTTAGTCGTCAAGACTATTAGAAAATTTGGGACAACTTTACCCGTTGAAGTCTTCATCCCGCCTGATGAAGTAGAGGAGGAAGCAGAATTTTGTAAAACAATGctaaatgaatttgatgcAAAATGTGTTTATATATCTGATATATTGCCGGAAAGCATGATTTCACACTTCGACTTTAAAGGCTACCAATTTAAATCATTAGCCATTATTGCATCCAGCTTcgaaaatttattattattagatgcTGATAATTTCccagtgaaaaatttggataatatATTCCAGCAGGAGCCATACACTACAACTGGTCTGATTCTATGGCCAGATTTTTGGAGAAGAACTACACAACCAATGTTTTATGAGATAGCAGGAATATCAGTAAATTTGCAAAAGAGAGTTCGTAATGCCATCGATAACTTGACTCCTGTACAAGTATATGATAAATCCGATCAAGAAATGGATGTACCATACCATGATTTTGAAGGTGCTATGCCAGATGTATCAACTGAGTCAGGTGAATTAATGGTAAATAAAGTTGAACACCTAAAGACTGTCCTATTGGCCCTATATTATAATGTCAATGGTCCAAATTGGTATTATCCTATATTTTCACAAGGTCTTGCCGGTGAAGGTGATAAAGAAACGTTTATTGCTGGTGCAACCTTCTACAATTTACCTTTCTATCAAGTGAAAACTAAAGTGGGGGTGGATGGCTACCACAAGGAAGACGGATTCCGTGGTGTTGCCATGTTACAACATGATTTTGTTCAAGATTATGATCGTTATAAATTGGCTCAACTTAAGATCgataaaaaatatttacctTCGAATGAGGTTTTATATGATAAAGACTATACGGTTCAAAAATTTTATGATGAATACTTCAACATTGAAGGTAACGAAACTGATGTTCTATTTGTTCATTCACATTTACCTAAATTTGATCCTGTCTCATTATGGAAAgataatgatttaataaagGATGGTAAACATTTAAGATCCTACACGAATTTGAATAAGTTTGGCTACTATGACATTGAGTATGAAAACTTCAAGACTATGAAGGAATTACTCTGTGAAAGTGATACCCATTTCTATTATATTGATGAGGCATTTAAGGACAAACCTGAGGAGAAAGCGGATTTCTGCAAATATATCGTTGATCGATATGAATTTTTGAACGAAACCCATGACGCAGTAACGTCCGTCTGA